The genomic interval GCACCGCCGGGCCTTCCGCGACCTTGTACTTCACCGTCTCCCAGTCATAGGTCGGGATGGTCAGCCGCACCGGCGTCCTGGCAAAGGTCGTCGCCGTCGCCAGAGGCGCTATGTACAGATTCGAATTGGTGTCGATACCCGGTTCCTTCTGCGCCCATATCATGTAGGTGACGCCCTTGTGCTCGAACAGGCTGGCGTCGAGATTGAAGGTGTCCCACGGCATCTGAACCTGAACCGGCGCGTTCCACTTCGCCGTCAGCGGATTGGCCTCCGCCGTCGAGATGACGTAGGTGCGGACGCGGAACGGCTCACCCTTGTCCCCTGCCCCGAAATACAGACGCCACTGACCCTGGAAATGGTGCAATTCCGGCGCCCAGATATAGCCGCCCATCTTGCCTTCGGTCGGACGCCGCCACACCACCACCTCTTCGGCCGCCGTCAGTCCGCCAAGCGTCTTCGAGCGGCGAATAACCAGACGATCATATTCCGGCACCGTCGCCATGAAATAATAATAGCCATCGACGTGCTTCAGAATCTGCGGATCGGCGCGCTGCGGCACAACGGGATTGACGATCTGAGGCGTTGCCGCCTGCGCCAGACCCGGCGCCCCTAACCCCGCCGCCGCTGCCGAGCCGATGAAAAAGCGGCGCGAAAGATGGCTGTGATCGTCGCTCATGGTCGGGCTCCCGTTGTTATTATGTCGTACAATTATCTAACCGCCCTCCCCCGCCCTGTCAAAGGGCGCGACACGACGAAATCGTTTGGGCAGCTATGCGTACCGGAGAAGTCTGGTATCTTCATCCTAACGGGACGCGGGAGGACCAATGGCAGATCAACAAACCAAGGGCTGGGGCGAGACTGGGCGGGTTCTGTTGGCCTTTCTCTTGGCTCCGCTTCCCCTGCCCTTTTTCACCTCGGCGGCGTTGAGGGAACCTTCGTTTCTCTTAAGCCTGTTTGTTCCCGCCTATCTTTTCGCATGGACCGCCCTTTTCCTTTTCGGCCTCCCCTGGCACTTCCTCATGAAGGCGTTAAAACAGCGCTCCATCCTCGGTTATCTCGTCGGAGGCAGCCTCGCCGGAACCATACTGTGGGTTCTGTTTTTCGGGAGCGTATCTACTCAGTCCGTCATTGATGCGATTCTTGAACTGGCTACAGGTCAACACTATTTGCCGCAGCTCGGTTTTGCGCTCGGTTCAGGCCTTATATGTGCAGGGGTATTCTGGTGGGTCGTCATCCGCTGGTCTGGCCCGTTTCACTCAACGCGCCCTAGGCTCGATCAAAACCTTTGAGTCCCTCTCAAAATATCTAAAATCTCTAAGGCCGTTAGAGGGGTTTAAGAGTCTTAAGTTACAGAGTTAAGGCTCTACCAAAGACCGAAATCCGCAAACAAATCAGATTTCTCTGATAGACCTTCGTTCCCGTTGTGTCGCGTCCTCGTTCCCGAAGTGTCAAAGGCAGCGTTCCTGAAGTGTCAGGGGATTGTTCCCGATGTGCCGAAGGCCGTTCCCGAAGTATCGAAACTCCGGTGCACAGGCTCTGAAATTGAATCAATTTGGCCGAAGGCCCCGCCAAACTCATTCAAACCGATTCCCATTGTGTCAATAGATTCGCTTTTTGCGCGGCTTTTGCGGGGACAGGTCGGCAAAGGTGCGAGGTGATTCGTCACTTCAGGAACGCTTTTGTCGCGGGGATAGATAAAGAACGAAAATCAGAAAGCGTAAAGACGCAGGGGCCGCAGGCCCCTGCACCCCATAACCGGGCGCTTCAATCGGTGCCGACAATGCGCGGTGAAATGGATTAAGGGGCTTCGCCCGAAATTATACGCACATGGAGAGTATCGGGGTGCAGGGGCCTGCGGCCCCTGCGTTCTTCCTCTTTTCACGATGAACTAGGCCCGCAACTGATGGCGGTTCTTCTCGTGATAACGCTTCACGAAGCCGATAAAGGCGCTCTGATAGCGGTCCGGCGCGCGGTCGGCGCTTTCGGCCAGCCAACCGCGGAAGTCCGAATGCAGGGCGTGGAAGTCCCAGCCGCGATAGTGCTTGCGCAGATGCTCCAGCGTGTCCTCGCTGATATAGCCGCGGGGCTCTTCGTTGGCGGAGACGGGCTTTGCCTTCGGGGCGGGTTTGATGACTTCTATCGGCGTGGCAGCGAGGTCGCGGCGGACCATTTGCAGCAGAGGTTCGCGTGAGGTGGCGGCTTCGATGAGGCTGAGGTCGTAGCCGGGCAGGTCGTTGCGGCGGACGATGGCGGCCATTTCGAACTTGAAGCGGCGGTACTGGCCTTCGGCCCCGGACTTCTCGAACAGGGTCGGCAGGGCGATGGCGAAACCGCCCTCGCCTGCCCCACCGGCATGTTTGCGGGCGACCTTGTACAGCCAGCGTTCGCG from Asticcacaulis sp. AND118 carries:
- a CDS encoding family 43 glycosylhydrolase — its product is MSDDHSHLSRRFFIGSAAAAGLGAPGLAQAATPQIVNPVVPQRADPQILKHVDGYYYFMATVPEYDRLVIRRSKTLGGLTAAEEVVVWRRPTEGKMGGYIWAPELHHFQGQWRLYFGAGDKGEPFRVRTYVISTAEANPLTAKWNAPVQVQMPWDTFNLDASLFEHKGVTYMIWAQKEPGIDTNSNLYIAPLATATTFARTPVRLTIPTYDWETVKYKVAEGPAVLIRNGRVFLTYSASATDHNYCLGLLTAKDDADLMDPAAWTKSPVPVFVSSETNNIWGPGHNGFTVDGNGRDVIVYHARDYKEIKGNSLFDPNRHTRIQYFRYRKDGTPDFGEPVKVGPHKR